Proteins encoded together in one Rhizobium leguminosarum bv. trifolii WSM1325 window:
- a CDS encoding 4-deoxy-L-threo-5-hexosulose-uronate ketol-isomerase (PFAM: 5-keto 4-deoxyuronate isomerase~KEGG: rec:RHECIAT_PA0000319 probable 4-deoxy-L-threo-5-hexosulose-uronate ketol-isomerase protein), protein MQIDVRHASHPEAVRDFDTETLRRHFLVETVFASGEIRLTYSHYDRMVIGGATPIGPGLTLTAPTAIGQETFLAERELGALNIGGAGRIIVDGTNYDLAKYDCLYVGKGSKDIRFESTDTANPAKFYLVSTPAHQTHPTVLLTREKARHLTPGEAATANKRSIYQFIHPEVCQSCQLTLGFTMIEPGSVWNTMPAHTHDRRMEAYLYFDLEAEQRVFHFMGEPQQTRHMLVANEQAVISPPWSIHSGAGTKNYSFIWAMAGDNKSFTDMDHIAIADLR, encoded by the coding sequence ATGCAGATCGACGTGAGGCACGCCTCCCATCCAGAGGCCGTGCGTGATTTCGACACGGAGACGCTGAGGCGTCACTTTCTGGTGGAAACCGTCTTCGCGAGCGGCGAGATCCGGCTCACCTATTCGCATTACGACCGGATGGTCATCGGCGGCGCGACGCCGATCGGCCCCGGGCTGACGCTGACGGCGCCGACAGCGATCGGACAGGAAACCTTCCTTGCCGAACGTGAACTGGGCGCTCTGAACATCGGCGGTGCCGGCCGCATCATCGTCGACGGCACGAATTACGATCTTGCCAAATATGATTGCCTCTATGTCGGCAAGGGTTCCAAGGACATCAGATTCGAGAGCACGGATACCGCCAATCCGGCAAAGTTCTATCTGGTCTCGACACCAGCCCATCAAACGCACCCGACCGTGTTGCTCACCCGCGAAAAGGCCCGTCACCTGACGCCGGGCGAAGCCGCGACGGCCAACAAGCGGTCGATCTACCAGTTCATCCATCCTGAGGTCTGCCAGTCCTGCCAACTCACTCTGGGCTTCACCATGATCGAGCCGGGCAGCGTCTGGAACACAATGCCAGCCCACACGCATGACCGCCGCATGGAAGCCTATCTCTATTTCGATCTCGAAGCAGAGCAGCGCGTCTTCCACTTCATGGGCGAGCCGCAGCAGACCCGGCATATGCTTGTCGCCAACGAACAGGCGGTCATCTCGCCGCCCTGGTCGATCCATTCGGGCGCCGGCACCAAGAATTACAGCTTCATCTGGGCGATGGCCGGCGACAATAAGAGCTTCACCGACATGGACCATATCGCCATTGCGGATCTGAGGTGA
- a CDS encoding 2-deoxy-D-gluconate 3-dehydrogenase (TIGRFAM: 2-deoxy-D-gluconate 3-dehydrogenase~PFAM: short-chain dehydrogenase/reductase SDR; KR domain protein~KEGG: rec:RHECIAT_PA0000318 putative 2-deoxy-D-gluconate 3-dehydrogenase protein) has translation MANPFDLSGRTAVVTGANTGLGQAIAAALAGAGASIVAVGRSSMDETEALVKEAGGRFHVVKADLASIEPVKGIVTEAIQTFGGLDILVNNAGIIRRADALDFTEEDWDAVIDVNLKTAFFLSQAAGRHMVDKGRGKIINIASLLSFQGGIRIPSYTASKSGLAGLTKLLACEWAGKGVNVNAIAPGYFVTNNTTALREDADRNAAILSRIPAGRWGTPSELGGAAVFLASSASDYVHGTVLPVDGGWLAR, from the coding sequence GTGGCAAATCCCTTCGACCTTTCCGGCAGGACTGCCGTCGTCACCGGCGCCAATACTGGCCTCGGCCAGGCCATCGCGGCCGCACTGGCAGGAGCCGGTGCGTCGATCGTCGCCGTCGGGCGCTCCTCGATGGACGAAACCGAGGCGCTGGTGAAGGAAGCGGGAGGCCGCTTCCATGTCGTCAAGGCCGATCTTGCCAGCATCGAACCGGTCAAGGGAATCGTCACTGAGGCCATCCAGACCTTCGGCGGCCTCGACATCCTCGTCAACAATGCCGGCATCATCCGCCGCGCCGATGCGCTCGATTTCACCGAGGAAGACTGGGACGCGGTGATCGACGTCAATCTGAAGACCGCCTTCTTCCTGTCGCAGGCAGCCGGCCGCCATATGGTCGACAAGGGCAGGGGCAAGATCATCAACATCGCCTCGCTGCTCTCCTTCCAGGGCGGCATCCGGATTCCGTCCTATACCGCATCGAAAAGCGGCCTCGCCGGACTGACCAAGCTGCTTGCCTGCGAATGGGCCGGGAAGGGCGTCAACGTCAACGCCATTGCCCCTGGCTACTTCGTCACCAACAACACCACGGCGCTGCGCGAGGATGCCGACCGCAATGCCGCCATCCTTTCCCGCATCCCGGCCGGGCGCTGGGGAACGCCGTCCGAACTCGGCGGTGCGGCGGTATTCCTGGCATCGTCGGCATCCGACTACGTGCATGGAACGGTGCTGCCCGTCGATGGCGGCTGGCTGGCGCGCTGA
- a CDS encoding GntR domain protein (PFAM: GntR domain protein; regulatory protein GntR HTH~SMART: regulatory protein GntR HTH~KEGG: ret:RHE_PE00398 GntR family transcriptional regulator~SNP /replace=G), with protein MADKDNAVFNTIQQAPNLRSNLADMLTAQIESGDLKPGQRLPTEQAIMIATGVSRTIVREALAALRAKGLITTRQGLGAFVSNDPTPRSFSIIPNDLQSIDEVLRVLELRMGVEYEAAGLAALRRTQEDIDRMQDRLDALDKALEEGGYGAQEDYAFHRSILVATQNSYYGRLFDTFGNIMVPRQWARLDKMTSAERKRHAARMRREHHAIFAAIRDRDEPAARRAIRSHLSKSAARFEELRDATA; from the coding sequence ATGGCAGACAAGGACAACGCGGTCTTCAACACCATTCAGCAGGCGCCGAACCTGCGTAGCAACCTTGCCGATATGCTGACGGCGCAAATCGAGTCCGGCGACCTGAAGCCCGGCCAGCGCCTGCCGACCGAACAGGCGATCATGATAGCGACAGGCGTCAGCCGGACGATCGTTCGCGAAGCGCTCGCAGCGCTGCGCGCGAAGGGGCTGATCACCACGCGGCAAGGCCTTGGGGCTTTCGTCTCGAACGATCCGACGCCCCGATCCTTCTCCATCATTCCCAACGACCTGCAGTCGATCGACGAGGTTCTGCGCGTGCTGGAGCTGCGCATGGGGGTCGAATACGAAGCCGCCGGTCTTGCCGCGTTGCGGCGCACCCAGGAGGATATCGACCGCATGCAGGATCGTCTCGATGCCCTCGACAAGGCGCTTGAGGAGGGTGGATACGGCGCGCAAGAAGACTACGCCTTCCACAGGTCCATTCTGGTCGCGACGCAGAACTCCTATTACGGCCGTCTCTTCGATACGTTCGGCAACATCATGGTGCCACGGCAATGGGCGCGCCTGGACAAGATGACATCAGCCGAGCGCAAGCGCCATGCGGCGCGCATGCGCAGGGAACACCATGCCATATTCGCGGCGATCCGCGACCGCGACGAGCCCGCCGCGCGCCGCGCCATCCGAAGCCACCTGTCGAAGAGCGCCGCGCGCTTCGAAGAGTTGCGTGACGCTACCGCATAA
- a CDS encoding conserved hypothetical protein (KEGG: ret:RHE_PE00396 hypothetical protein): MATDLDRSFQMPRRDELGLFTISNGSGLSISALPNGTLFAIEYADDKGSVQINQIQGSPLTGGVSRLYLRIGGAAPDVVELVGSFADGSFGHDATSLSWSGKRGDIGYNVRLELHPSETAWFWRVSIRHLKDGTLPVDLVLIQDVGLGDRGFLMNSEAYASQYVDHHIADHETFGSVVMNRQNLKQSGARNPWLVQGCLDGAAAYATDAIQLVQASDRLGDLLVGPFGTNLPSKRRQQETACPAIQSKSLSVPASGATATFFAVFAADHPEASSDADLSRLDELAATEGTAADIAEAAPVRSLLQDAALLKAEALDKKMISQLYPQRSLEERVDGKLLSFFVSDGVLNRHVVLRDKELLVARRHGAIVRSGENMLLDDRTLAATCWMQGIFAAQLTIGNTSFHKLFSVSRDPYNLTRASGLRIMADVGAGWQLLAVPSAFEMGLSDCRWIYRLPERTIIVSAVASGEDAAMQWTVSVEGEPCRFLVFGHVVLGEREYDAGGQIEFDTSGKRLLFRPDPAWLWGERYPDAGYWLVSSTPDAIEEIGGDELLYSDGVTRNGAFVALRSLMTQALSFAVVGSMTDAAEAERLAQRYQAGVTDEAMLAPASKFWRNTVRGLTVASTSPDLAAQTTLLPWLAHDAIVHLSVPHGLEQYTGAAWGTRDACQGPIEFLLAYEHDREAKQVLKTVFSEQYLGKGDWPQWFMLEPYANIRAGDSHGDIVVWPLKALCDYIEATGDLAILDEKVSWRDEKTMARAELDTIAIHVEKLLDTVREAFIPGTHLIRYGEGDWNDSLQPADPHLRDWMVSSWTVALLYEQIVRYSAILRRLGHGGKAKGLRKIATAMRRDFNRHLVRDGVVAGYGIFDPSHDGVELLLHPSDRRTGLHFSLISMTQAMLGGLFTPAQRQGHMKLIEEHLLFPDGVRLMEKPAAYAGGPETLFRRAESSSFFGREIGLMYVHAHLRYCETLALDAEAEELWKAIALVNPISVTSALPHASLRQRNTYFSSSDAAFHDRYQAAAEWERVKAGKIAVDGGWRIYSSGPGLYTRSFVENILGFKRRFGRRKRKPLLPAVHASADLQTDHAVWRRLMKPKPEV; this comes from the coding sequence ATGGCCACGGACCTTGACCGCAGTTTTCAAATGCCCCGACGCGACGAGCTTGGCCTCTTCACGATCAGCAACGGTTCCGGCCTGTCGATATCGGCGCTGCCGAACGGCACCCTGTTTGCCATCGAATATGCCGACGACAAGGGATCGGTGCAGATCAACCAGATCCAGGGCTCGCCGCTGACCGGCGGCGTCAGTCGCCTTTATCTGCGTATCGGTGGTGCGGCACCTGATGTCGTCGAGCTTGTCGGGTCTTTCGCCGATGGCAGCTTTGGGCACGATGCGACAAGTCTCTCCTGGAGCGGCAAGAGAGGCGATATCGGCTACAATGTCCGCCTCGAGCTTCATCCCTCCGAAACGGCCTGGTTCTGGCGTGTTTCCATCCGGCATCTGAAGGATGGCACGCTGCCGGTCGATCTGGTGCTGATCCAGGACGTCGGTCTTGGCGATCGCGGCTTCCTGATGAACAGCGAAGCCTATGCCTCGCAATATGTCGATCACCATATCGCCGATCACGAGACATTCGGTTCTGTCGTAATGAACCGGCAAAATCTCAAGCAGTCGGGTGCTCGCAACCCCTGGCTCGTGCAGGGCTGCCTCGATGGGGCGGCTGCCTATGCCACCGATGCGATCCAATTGGTACAGGCGAGTGACCGTCTCGGCGACTTGCTGGTCGGCCCCTTCGGCACCAACCTGCCGAGCAAGCGGCGCCAGCAGGAGACGGCATGCCCCGCCATCCAGTCAAAATCGCTTTCCGTCCCGGCAAGCGGTGCGACCGCGACCTTCTTTGCCGTCTTCGCCGCGGATCATCCCGAGGCATCGAGCGATGCCGACCTTTCACGGCTTGACGAGCTTGCGGCGACAGAGGGGACGGCGGCCGATATTGCCGAGGCCGCGCCGGTCCGCAGCCTGCTCCAGGATGCTGCTTTGCTGAAGGCCGAGGCGCTGGATAAAAAAATGATCAGCCAGCTCTATCCGCAACGGAGCCTGGAAGAGCGCGTCGACGGAAAGCTTCTTTCGTTTTTCGTCTCCGACGGCGTTTTGAACCGCCATGTGGTCCTGCGCGACAAGGAGCTCTTGGTAGCGCGCCGTCACGGGGCGATCGTCAGAAGCGGTGAGAATATGCTGCTCGACGATAGGACGCTTGCCGCGACCTGCTGGATGCAGGGTATTTTCGCGGCCCAGCTGACGATCGGCAATACGTCCTTTCACAAGCTCTTTTCGGTCTCCCGCGACCCCTACAATCTGACCCGCGCCAGCGGGCTGCGCATCATGGCCGATGTCGGCGCCGGCTGGCAGCTTCTGGCGGTGCCGTCGGCTTTCGAAATGGGGCTCAGCGATTGCCGCTGGATCTATCGCCTCCCTGAACGCACGATCATCGTGTCGGCGGTCGCCTCCGGCGAGGATGCGGCGATGCAGTGGACCGTCTCCGTCGAGGGCGAGCCGTGCCGCTTCCTGGTGTTTGGTCATGTCGTGCTCGGCGAGCGCGAATATGATGCGGGCGGGCAGATCGAATTCGATACGTCGGGTAAACGCCTTCTTTTCCGGCCGGACCCGGCCTGGCTCTGGGGCGAGCGTTATCCCGACGCCGGCTACTGGCTGGTGAGTTCGACGCCCGATGCCATCGAAGAGATCGGCGGCGACGAACTGCTCTACAGCGATGGGGTAACACGCAACGGCGCTTTCGTGGCACTACGATCACTGATGACGCAGGCGCTGTCGTTCGCTGTCGTCGGCTCGATGACAGATGCGGCGGAAGCCGAGCGCCTGGCGCAGCGTTATCAGGCCGGCGTCACCGATGAAGCCATGCTTGCCCCGGCATCGAAATTCTGGCGGAACACCGTGCGCGGCCTGACGGTCGCCAGCACGTCGCCCGACCTTGCCGCGCAGACGACCCTGCTGCCCTGGCTCGCCCATGATGCAATCGTGCATCTAAGCGTGCCGCACGGCCTCGAGCAATATACGGGTGCGGCCTGGGGCACACGCGACGCCTGCCAGGGGCCGATAGAATTCCTGCTCGCCTACGAGCATGACCGCGAAGCCAAGCAGGTGCTGAAAACCGTCTTCAGCGAACAATACCTGGGAAAAGGCGACTGGCCGCAATGGTTCATGCTGGAGCCCTATGCCAACATCCGGGCGGGCGATAGTCACGGCGATATCGTCGTCTGGCCGCTGAAGGCGCTCTGCGACTATATCGAAGCGACCGGCGATCTCGCCATCCTCGACGAGAAAGTCTCCTGGCGCGATGAAAAGACGATGGCCAGGGCGGAGCTCGACACTATCGCAATCCATGTCGAGAAGCTGCTCGATACCGTTCGCGAAGCTTTCATCCCCGGAACGCATCTGATCCGCTATGGCGAGGGAGACTGGAACGATTCTCTGCAGCCGGCCGATCCGCATCTGCGCGACTGGATGGTCAGCAGCTGGACCGTTGCCCTGCTCTACGAGCAGATCGTGCGCTATTCGGCGATCCTGCGCCGCCTCGGCCATGGCGGCAAGGCGAAAGGCTTGAGGAAGATCGCAACGGCGATGCGCCGGGATTTCAACCGCCATCTCGTGCGCGACGGCGTCGTGGCCGGCTACGGTATCTTCGATCCCAGCCATGACGGCGTCGAATTGCTGCTGCACCCGAGCGACCGGCGCACCGGCCTGCATTTTTCGCTGATCTCGATGACGCAGGCGATGCTCGGCGGCCTCTTCACGCCGGCTCAAAGACAGGGTCATATGAAGCTGATCGAAGAGCATCTGCTCTTTCCCGACGGCGTACGACTGATGGAGAAGCCCGCGGCCTATGCCGGCGGACCCGAGACGCTGTTTCGCCGCGCCGAATCCTCCTCCTTCTTCGGCCGCGAGATCGGGCTGATGTATGTGCATGCGCATCTGCGCTACTGCGAAACGCTGGCGCTTGATGCCGAAGCGGAAGAGCTCTGGAAGGCGATCGCCCTCGTCAACCCGATTTCGGTCACATCGGCGTTGCCGCATGCATCGCTGCGCCAGCGCAACACCTATTTCAGCAGCAGCGATGCGGCTTTCCATGACCGTTATCAGGCAGCGGCCGAATGGGAGCGCGTCAAGGCGGGAAAGATCGCCGTCGACGGCGGATGGCGGATCTATTCAAGCGGCCCCGGGCTTTACACCAGGAGCTTCGTCGAAAATATCCTCGGCTTCAAACGGCGCTTCGGCCGCCGCAAACGCAAGCCGCTTCTTCCCGCGGTCCACGCCTCTGCCGATCTGCAAACCGACCACGCCGTCTGGCGCCGGCTGATGAAGCCGAAGCCTGAGGTGTGA
- a CDS encoding hypothetical protein (KEGG: sbn:Sbal195_2140 hypothetical protein), which translates to MTQFFETTQGIMAMGALIGAGGLAAGSLLPIVIRLAKSGINRRPKAEVRNLAMLTVLALDDFVGASYAAVHDMPEFNPMDEGQFAFHVPDPTLALPREANWGLFNTELSEEILWLSNRVKTLSYALDSLDLSRPGYDGFFERRQEGYAGLAAEAMDIIERMLEEFDLTLPGKPDYYRQREGLVSAVQKAGENTSQRPKARTVAHPSGSNVLQLFPKANDDAE; encoded by the coding sequence TTGACGCAGTTCTTCGAAACCACTCAAGGGATCATGGCAATGGGAGCGTTGATCGGCGCTGGCGGTTTAGCCGCTGGCTCCTTGCTTCCCATCGTCATTCGACTTGCGAAGTCTGGGATCAACCGGCGCCCGAAAGCCGAGGTTAGAAATCTGGCGATGCTGACGGTGCTGGCCCTAGACGATTTTGTCGGAGCCAGCTATGCGGCCGTTCACGACATGCCAGAATTCAATCCTATGGATGAAGGCCAATTCGCGTTTCACGTTCCCGATCCAACCCTTGCTCTTCCGCGTGAGGCAAACTGGGGGCTTTTTAATACCGAGCTTTCAGAAGAAATTTTGTGGTTGTCGAACCGAGTGAAGACCCTTTCTTATGCGTTGGATAGCCTCGACCTTTCCAGGCCCGGATACGATGGCTTCTTTGAACGACGCCAAGAAGGTTATGCTGGTCTGGCCGCTGAAGCGATGGACATTATTGAGCGCATGCTTGAAGAGTTTGACCTCACCCTGCCTGGCAAGCCAGATTATTATCGCCAGCGGGAAGGTCTCGTTTCAGCTGTCCAAAAGGCTGGGGAAAACACCTCGCAGCGCCCAAAGGCTCGCACTGTCGCGCACCCGAGCGGGTCAAATGTGCTGCAACTGTTCCCAAAGGCGAACGACGACGCCGAGTAA
- a CDS encoding Exonuclease RNase T and DNA polymerase III (PFAM: Exonuclease RNase T and DNA polymerase III~SMART: Exonuclease~KEGG: gdi:GDI2107 putative exodeoxyribonuclease~SNP /replace=A) has protein sequence MLIESSGILSKPVDHKSRIRVVDLETAGNGLNDVCEVGWQDVVLGHDGGWQVDEERGSLLINPGRPISPETMAIHHIVDAEVATAPFWKEIASSVLRPEGGVIALAAHRASFEQRYCTPRFTGGAAWICTWKCALRLWPELPRFSNQMLRYLRMPEGLVHAIGLPAHRAMPDAYVTAHHLRDMLNESTFEQLVKWSSEPGLLPRVPSGPERGKSWDRLDIAALQAFARDRDADLRFSAETELRRRGDADMKVADEAEQGTLF, from the coding sequence ATGTTGATCGAGAGCAGTGGGATCCTATCAAAACCGGTAGATCATAAGTCTCGCATCCGGGTCGTTGACCTCGAAACAGCCGGGAATGGCCTGAATGATGTTTGCGAGGTCGGATGGCAGGACGTCGTGCTTGGCCATGACGGGGGATGGCAGGTTGACGAAGAGCGCGGATCATTGCTTATAAATCCAGGGCGACCGATCTCTCCTGAGACGATGGCAATACATCACATCGTGGACGCGGAGGTCGCGACGGCACCTTTTTGGAAAGAAATCGCCTCCAGCGTCTTACGGCCGGAAGGTGGAGTGATCGCACTGGCTGCACATCGGGCAAGTTTCGAGCAGCGCTACTGCACCCCCAGATTTACCGGCGGAGCGGCCTGGATATGTACGTGGAAATGCGCACTTCGGCTGTGGCCTGAACTGCCGAGGTTCTCCAACCAGATGCTCCGGTATCTGCGTATGCCCGAGGGACTGGTGCACGCGATTGGCCTTCCCGCCCATCGCGCAATGCCCGATGCATACGTAACCGCACACCATTTGCGGGACATGTTGAATGAATCCACCTTCGAGCAACTGGTGAAATGGAGCAGCGAGCCCGGTCTTTTGCCACGAGTACCTTCTGGCCCAGAGCGTGGCAAAAGCTGGGATCGGCTGGATATTGCGGCATTGCAGGCGTTTGCTCGCGATCGGGATGCCGACCTCCGCTTCAGCGCGGAGACGGAACTTCGCCGGCGAGGCGACGCGGACATGAAAGTAGCTGACGAAGCCGAGCAGGGTACACTGTTTTAG
- a CDS encoding PRC-barrel domain protein (PFAM: PRC-barrel domain protein~KEGG: hypothetical protein), whose protein sequence is MDHSKHVRLGTDELTPAVLEGATVYGADDDKVGSVDHMHGSGSSANVVIDVGGFLGIGAKPVSVPISDLDFMRDEDGDVHAVTSWTKDQLKDMPEHRD, encoded by the coding sequence ATGGACCACAGCAAGCACGTGAGACTTGGCACCGACGAACTAACGCCCGCAGTCCTTGAAGGCGCTACTGTCTACGGCGCAGATGACGACAAGGTTGGAAGCGTGGACCACATGCACGGTTCAGGCAGCAGCGCAAATGTCGTCATCGACGTCGGTGGGTTTCTCGGCATTGGCGCGAAACCTGTTTCCGTGCCGATCAGCGATCTGGACTTCATGCGCGATGAAGATGGTGACGTTCACGCAGTTACGTCCTGGACAAAAGATCAGCTGAAAGACATGCCTGAGCATCGAGACTAA
- a CDS encoding drug resistance transporter, EmrB/QacA subfamily (TIGRFAM: drug resistance transporter, EmrB/QacA subfamily~PFAM: major facilitator superfamily MFS_1~KEGG: rec:RHECIAT_PA0000315 putative multidrug resistance transporter protein~SNP /replace=G), whose amino-acid sequence MSERLESARPDETPAIVWLGFMAMCVGMFMAILDVQVVATSLPTIQSALGIDPDQMSWIQTAYLIAEVVAIPLTGLLTRLLTMRWLFVTAISLFVAASAGCAASGSFGELVAWRVLQGFSGGTLIPSVFSAVFILFPNERQALATTIAGVLAVLAPTVGPIVGGWLTETYSWHWLFLINVIPGIVSAIVAAWFLPRQALDPSELGHLDTLSLLLMATALTTLELSLKEAPTSGWTSAYVLSLLTICLTSGGAFIWRTLRRRRPIVDLGNFGDRNFLVGSVLSFVLGIGLFGSVYLMPVYLAFIRGHDALEIGMTMLVTGIAQLITAPIAVALEKRMDARLLSAAGFALFAIGVGMSAFQDPRSDYDAMYWPQVVRGVAIMFCLLPPTRLALGTLPPERIPDASGLFNLMRNLGGAIGIALIDTIIYTRSEPLGQGLWTRLQAGDVEAASFVGAPLQTIAGHNGSFDADTTALLDPLVQTAASVQAINEAWMVIAVLTGCALLSVPFARRPTPT is encoded by the coding sequence ATGTCGGAACGACTTGAATCTGCCCGCCCTGATGAAACCCCCGCCATCGTCTGGCTCGGCTTCATGGCGATGTGCGTCGGCATGTTCATGGCGATCCTCGACGTTCAGGTGGTGGCGACATCGCTGCCGACCATTCAGTCGGCGCTGGGTATCGATCCCGATCAGATGAGCTGGATACAGACCGCTTATCTCATCGCCGAAGTGGTGGCGATTCCGCTCACCGGCCTCTTGACCCGACTGCTGACGATGCGATGGCTGTTCGTTACCGCCATCAGCCTGTTCGTCGCCGCCTCGGCCGGCTGTGCGGCGAGCGGCAGCTTCGGCGAGCTGGTAGCCTGGCGGGTGCTGCAGGGCTTTTCCGGCGGAACCCTGATCCCCTCGGTGTTTTCAGCCGTGTTCATTCTCTTCCCGAACGAGCGCCAGGCGCTTGCGACGACGATCGCCGGCGTTCTCGCGGTGTTGGCCCCGACCGTCGGACCGATCGTCGGCGGATGGCTGACTGAGACCTATTCCTGGCACTGGCTGTTCCTGATCAATGTTATTCCGGGCATCGTTTCGGCAATCGTCGCTGCGTGGTTCCTGCCGCGGCAGGCGCTCGATCCGTCTGAACTCGGGCATCTCGACACGCTCTCGCTTCTGCTGATGGCAACCGCATTGACGACCCTGGAACTCAGCCTGAAAGAGGCGCCGACGAGCGGCTGGACCTCGGCCTATGTGCTCAGTCTGCTGACGATCTGCCTCACATCGGGAGGCGCGTTCATATGGCGAACGCTGCGCCGACGCCGTCCGATCGTCGATCTCGGCAATTTCGGCGACCGGAACTTTCTGGTCGGCTCGGTTTTGAGCTTTGTGCTCGGCATCGGCCTGTTCGGCTCGGTCTATCTCATGCCGGTCTATCTCGCTTTCATCAGGGGACACGACGCCCTCGAAATTGGCATGACGATGCTGGTCACCGGCATCGCGCAATTGATCACGGCGCCGATCGCGGTGGCGCTGGAGAAGCGGATGGACGCGCGATTGCTGTCGGCGGCCGGTTTCGCTCTCTTTGCGATCGGTGTCGGGATGAGCGCTTTTCAGGATCCTCGTTCGGACTATGACGCGATGTACTGGCCGCAGGTGGTGCGCGGCGTCGCTATCATGTTCTGCCTGCTGCCGCCGACGCGGCTGGCGCTCGGTACACTGCCGCCAGAGCGCATCCCCGATGCCAGCGGACTTTTCAACCTGATGCGCAATCTCGGCGGGGCAATCGGCATCGCTCTGATCGATACGATCATCTACACGCGCTCGGAGCCGCTGGGACAAGGCCTGTGGACCCGCCTTCAAGCCGGCGACGTCGAGGCTGCGTCATTCGTCGGCGCGCCTCTTCAGACGATAGCGGGGCATAATGGCAGCTTCGACGCGGATACCACGGCACTGCTCGATCCGCTGGTCCAGACCGCGGCAAGCGTCCAGGCCATCAACGAAGCCTGGATGGTGATTGCCGTCCTGACCGGCTGCGCCCTGCTCTCAGTGCCCTTTGCCAGGCGGCCAACGCCAACGTGA
- a CDS encoding flagellin domain protein (PFAM: flagellin domain protein~KEGG: ret:RHE_PE00392 flagellin C protein) — protein sequence MTSINTNNSAMSALQTLRSINSNLETTQNSVSTGYRVDTASDNAAYWSIATTMRSDNKALSAVSDALGLGAAKVDTAYTAMENAIDVVDEIKSKLVAATEDGVDKSKVQEEITQLQEQLLSIAQSASFSGENWVAGESGTKSVVSSFVRDGSGAVSVKVTDYALDTSSTGNVLFGMSSGTIDTASGILGTVDANGDSVYSLDITDFTTGQIQSALSTIESALSAMTSAGAQLGSISTRIELQEDFVGALSDSIESGVGRLVDADMEEESSRLSALQTQQQLAIQSLSIANSSSQNILSLFRS from the coding sequence ATGACGAGCATCAATACGAACAATTCAGCGATGTCTGCCCTTCAGACGCTGCGCAGCATCAACTCCAACCTAGAAACGACGCAGAACAGCGTTTCTACCGGCTATCGGGTCGACACCGCATCCGACAACGCCGCCTACTGGTCGATCGCGACCACGATGCGGTCCGACAACAAGGCGCTTTCGGCCGTCTCCGACGCCCTTGGCCTCGGCGCAGCAAAGGTCGATACTGCCTATACGGCCATGGAAAATGCGATCGATGTCGTCGACGAGATCAAATCCAAGCTTGTGGCAGCGACGGAAGACGGTGTCGACAAATCCAAGGTCCAGGAAGAAATCACGCAGCTTCAGGAACAGCTGCTGAGCATCGCCCAGTCAGCGTCGTTCTCTGGTGAGAACTGGGTCGCGGGCGAAAGCGGCACGAAAAGCGTCGTGTCGTCCTTCGTTCGCGATGGCTCCGGCGCCGTTTCCGTTAAAGTGACGGATTATGCCCTGGATACCAGCTCCACGGGCAACGTGTTGTTCGGCATGAGCAGCGGGACGATCGATACCGCGTCCGGCATCCTCGGAACGGTGGACGCAAATGGCGATTCCGTCTATTCGCTCGACATTACCGACTTCACCACCGGTCAGATCCAGTCGGCGCTGTCAACCATCGAATCGGCGCTGTCGGCAATGACCTCTGCCGGTGCGCAGCTGGGTTCGATCTCGACGCGCATCGAACTGCAGGAAGACTTCGTCGGTGCGCTGTCCGATTCAATCGAGTCGGGCGTGGGACGGCTGGTCGACGCCGACATGGAGGAGGAGTCGAGCAGGCTGTCTGCCTTGCAAACGCAACAGCAGCTTGCGATCCAATCGCTATCGATCGCGAATTCGTCGTCGCAGAATATTCTGTCGCTCTTCCGCAGTTAA